The Vanacampus margaritifer isolate UIUO_Vmar chromosome 16, RoL_Vmar_1.0, whole genome shotgun sequence genome includes the window GAGGCTTCCAAACACGTCAGAGGACAGTTTGTTATCACCAAGCATCAGGACCTCCAGGGCGCTAAAATGAGTGTGGTCTCCACAGCGCCTGTACAAAAGAAtgccataataaaaaaaaatcgaaaaataCGTTTAAAAACGCTGAGAGCAGATCATTTCACTTTGACGGTTgtgcgccatctgctggccattttgaaaattgtaaaaaaaaaaaaagaaaaaaaaaaagaagaagaccttTTCCAATTAGCGCTGAAGGGAAAGGGATGACTCACCTGAAGCGAGGGAGTTGACAGATCAATGCAAGTAAGCTACACATTGTCCAACACCTTGAGGTCACGCAGGCTCAAACCGAGCAGAGGAAAACAAGCATGTAACCATCTCGATGCCCAAAGAGAGTGAATTGACTACAGCGAGATTCTCACAGCATTCAGCTCCTGCTCACTGATGTTGACAAAGCACAACTCAGTCGGCTCATCGACGCCATGAAACTACAGCTACGGGATAATGAGGCATTTAATTGCAGTCACCAACAGGCATTAGTGGCAAATAAGTGATTTTAACACAGATGGATGCTATTGGCTCACCAGGAAGACTATGTCTAATGTACTACAGCTCATTTTCTCCTTTATTTTACTGctcaaagtcatgtttttttattctctgCCTTTCTGCAAGCCGCAAGCAAAATCAATGAAAAGTGCCTACCAAAAGAGAACATTGGTTAGTGGTAGTAGAATGATCATCATTCAATTATAGTTAGTGACTGCATGTCTGACAAAATACGATAGATAAATAgaataaatcaacaaaaaacacaaggaCAATCAACTGCACACACAGCATATACttcaaatatataaatgttgATTATTAATACACTACGCACAACATTATTCCAAGTAAAATATAGTTCAATGAAATAGACTCTGGTGACAGTTTGTTGCTGTGGGCACTCCAGGGTGGCCAATCAGGTTATCTCGTTTTTTCTTATCCAATAGTTTATTcacctttatttttaaatgatcatgcTGGAAAACATTTGCTGGAATTACACTAACTCTAAAAGACAGAAGCAGTCATAACTGCCCCCCTCCATGTGTTGTACTTGTGTGTCATCTCCTAGCAACAGGGTGTCCAAGAGTGTCAGCAGCACTATTCATCCTGACCAATGGGTGGCGATAAAGCGTTTATTGGCAAATGCGGAAGCGAGGCGTAATCACTTTTgttaattcatatatttattaatttaaaaaaatgcacctAAATCCGGGCATCAGACACGTACTGTAATAAATCTATTGATAGTAATAGTAATATCAACTCTAGGTTGACAATGTTATCTTTTCGGGTGTCATACTGCACATGCGCTGCAATGGCTTCTCCACTCGACGCGCAGAGacattatttctttttaatttatattttcgAATGAATTCTGTCGACTCAATGAATAGTATCTACAAGTAAACATGCAACGATTAGTAAATAGCAATTATTGCGCCCCGTGAAGTAAAACCCACCGCAGGTTTATGAAAGCGGCGCCGAAGCGAACACGGAAGTGTGTAGGAAGTAGTCCTCCCTTCCGCGTCTTCTCCTCTTGCGTTCGTCCCTCGGCGTCAGTGTCATGATCACCGGAGCTCTTTGGACCACTTAATGCAATGAGACAGTGTGTCGATCAGCTCAAGGTGACAAATGTAAAGCGTGACAAGTGAAGGTAAGGACTTTTGTTCGTGTCGAGTTGCACAACGACGTGATGTGTGCGAGTATGaactcttttttcccccctgcgaGTCTGCTTTTAGAATATATGCATCCAAGATGTTGTGACTTGATAATAAACGTGCTGCATGCCCCTACAGAAGCTGGTGCATCATGGGGAACACGCCATCGAAGAGCGACGGCGGAGAGGAGCCaccaaaaacaactttatttgaaagggaGCCGAGCGGCATCACATACAGAATCCCTGCTCTTATCTACCTGAGGCACAGCGGTACCTTTCTTGCCTTTGCCGAGAAGAGGACCTCTTCTCGTGACTGTGATGCCAAACTTCTGGTTATGAGAAGAGGGGTGCAGAGTGATGACGGATCTGTTcaggtagttattaaaaaaaatgactaaatgcaCTTCACTGCTAATGGttgtgctgtttttcttttcagtttaatgtatgaggtgtgtcagaaagGTTTCAGGACTCGTGTCACCTTGTAACGATTCAATTCTTATTAATGGACCTCTTatgtggaaatgtttttgaaatataGCTGCAGCAGAGTGTTTTGAAGGAtttattttgaagcaaaaacgTGTTGTACCGGGTGACCTGGCCATAACATAAGAAGGAGACATTTCAGCTATCGCGCTTTATATGCTTTTATTATACTGTAACATCATTCTACTTTATATGGGCAAAGTGCAAGGTCACAATTGAGGATGATTATCTTTTAATGTAGCTGGTTAGCAAATGTTATTCGATTGTGCTCGTCTTCCTAATGAAGAGTCCactaagtttttttcccctttttttccagTGGCTGTCGAGTGAAGAGTTGTTGACGGCATGCCTACCGGACCACCGCACCATGAACCCCTGCCCcgtgtttgaaaaaaacagcagcaccttgtttttattctttgtgTGCATCCTGGGAAACACTTCGGAGAACAGGCAGATCATCACAGGTAAGAACAAGACGCGTCTTTGCTACGTCAGCAGCGGTGACGACGGCCTTACCTGGAGCGAGGCCAAGGACGTAACTGAGAGCGTGATCGGACAGACCATCCGCAAGTGGGCCACTTTTGCCGTGGGTCCGGGGCACGGGGTCCAACTGGAGAACGGGAGGTTGATTATTCCAGCCTACGCCTACTACATCCCGTACAGGTGTTTCTCCATCCCTGTTCCTCGCACGGTTTACCCGCGCGCGCTGACGGTTTATAGCGCAGACTTCGGCAAGACTTGGCACATGGGCAAGATGCTCCTCAAGAAGTCGTGCGAGTGCGAGATGGCGGAGATCATAGATCACGAGGGCCGAAGTCACCTGTACTGCAACGCCCGCAATTTTGGTGGCCACAGACGCGAGGCGCTGAGCGAGAACAGCGGCGTCTGCTTCGACAAACCCCGCACGGCCCGCGAGCTGGTGGAGCAACCCAACGGCTGCCAAGGGAGCGTCATCGGCTTCCCCGCGCCCGAGTTCATCCCCAGCGAGGACGCCGAGAACAAAACAGACACATCCCCTTTGTCTCCCGACACCCAAACCTGGCTCCTCTTCATGCACCCGACCAGCAAGCACAGCCGGCGGGACATGGGCGTGTACTTGAACCGGTCCCCCTTGCACTCGCGAGGGTGGGACCGGCCCAGGATCATCCACAGCGGGCCCAGCGGCTACTCAGACCTGGCCTACAACCGGGACAGCGATCAGTTCTCGTGCCTGATGGAGTGCGGCAAGGAAAGCGAACTTGAGCAGATTGCGTTCATGTCGTTCACGCTCAAAGAGGTCATGCAGGCAAACAGGAAGACGTGCTAAATGACTAGCGTAGCTTCCGCAAGCTTAACATCTTAGCATGAACGATGCTATGCTAACGTCTCTCTGTGTTTACTAGTGTTCCTCTTTGTGGAAGTGTGCATGCATGCTGGAGTCGTCTGGCCTGATGTTCACTTAAGTTCAATGTGTAaccatatttcctcaaatagtggccggGGTGCAAATTTATGCAACTGCTGGATCGGGCACTTATTTATAAGATGTTCTAGTGAGCTTTTCCTGACACTTAACTGGCTTTTTGGTCACATTAatgatggattattttttttatttattttttttttttgaatgattttgtgtgtgtggtattgttttttattaatataattataatattatatacataaatatgtataatatttatttttttgtatttttttttgtataaaaatctGGTatctgaacaggggtgtgtagactttataaAGATTTTACTTGAGAGTTGTACATGTGTGACTTGATCCCAACTCTGGCAATTCTTCGACGAATCAGTGAGCTGTTCTCTGATGTCTTTTCAGGTTTTATGTGGCTGCACAACTGTAAAGTCACGACAGTGcgtgttttgtatattttttacttaacgATATCATTATTTGTTCAAGAGCTGGATGTACTCTGAATCAAGGCACGGCGTCTATTAGAGCGatggccactatttgaggactTAAGCTATTTAAGGAATGAAACTTTAGTCTGCTGATTTTAAGCATGCTGCTCTGCCATTtactgcctgtgtgtgtgtgtgtgtgagtgaatgtgCGCGTTTGCGTAGCATGCTTGACAAGTGTTCCTTCCTGCAGATTTTTCCTACCTCTTTATTTTCCTTCAATCAAGGAGTGTAGCATTTCTTCCTTCCACGATCCAGCTTTCCTCTACTTTCATGATCCTGTACTGTGATTCACATATGCCTTCTCGTGTCATACAGCCTTCATATGGGAGGGGAACAGAACCAGTTAGTCACATCCAGACTGTGCCGAATATAAGTAATCTAAAACCGAGGAGAGGATTTGCTCATTTGAAGCAAAATCAGttcatatttttactatttACTTGACCATGTAATGTTTGAATACATATTGGGAATTTCTGCCGAAAGTTTTTGAAGACGACAACTGTGAATATTGTGTATTATTGACTGGTTGAAAGTAGCATGATCTCACAAGAATTTagtagaaaatacaaaaattcaaTTGTATATTTATCTACTTGTATAGTCTATATTATACTATATTGTTGTTTCACTTTCTAGCGACATCGGTGTCATTTAATATGCAAAGCCGTCATAGTCCACAAAAAAGTAATCCTGATGCAAAGTaggccatttttgtaaaaaaaaataaataaatcctacaAAATTCTTGTGAAGTCTGCTGGTTGTCGAATGATGATTTTTGTAAGATTTCCAAAAGAAATTGGACACACGAAGGACCCAATCAAATGTCATGAGTCTCTTGGTGATTCTACGCTGTCgtgtcaaatgtgtttttgttgactgTTGTGGAAAGTGACAAAAGCtgcatggcatttttttttggtacaaaataaaaaaatgataatgaaCTATAATAAATCTCATGACATTATATATTTACTTAGCATCACAATAACGAGAGGTTCAAATATTGAATGTAAAATTTGAAAGCATTTCTTTTGAACAAGACTGGTTCCACAACATTGGACATACCTTTTTAATATACAGTGCCAGCATAAAACTGCTAAACTGGAAATACCTCCCTTTGGGTGTGTCTCTGcgttaaaaaataacataaaatcagTTTACAAAACACTCTATTTAGCTTTATGAACCAACACCAAATCTCCCAACTGTCATGATAATTTTCTACCTAATTCATTTATTAAGAAAACAACCCTGAATTTTTTTGGGCCCCTTTAGGAAATGTTCCTTCTAGCCCTGGAAAAACAAATTTTCACTTGTAGCATTTAAATTCATCATTCATGGACTGCCATGTGCAAAATCATTAAATCAGTGAAAATAATTTGCGAAAATTCAGAATTCTTGACTTGGATGGTCAAATAGCaacattttgacacattttaatttccCTCCATTCACGATTAGAGAATGACAATGAAGAAAATTGCTCAGCTAATCACTGCGTGCGTGTGCTAAAGAGTATTAAGGCAATTGTGTGGAACCAACACACGCATATAGTGATCTTTATTCGAAATGGTCGCTGTTTATTCCCTgtttgttatctttttttttcatcacttttGCCTTCCAGCACCTTCCCAGATTGGATGAATCACATTAtgactcacatttatttattttatatctgCAGAGTGTTTTTGCTCACAATTTTCCAGAACATATGGTAATCTGTATCACAGATTGgctataaaacacacacacccacacacccgCACTTGTCGTCCTTGCTGATGATATTCAGTGAGGCTCACCAGTGATGATGGAACAGATGTTTGCTGTTGATGTGACAAATGTCTCGGCAAtggttgctctttttttccctttttgctgCATGGACACTCCACCGTTCCAAACAGTTCATATGAAGCATGTGCAGGCATTTGTTCAATCTAATCATagccaaaccaaaaaaaagagttcatGCTGAGTTTTGataacaatgtttatttataaccctggagaacccacggggtcaaatttggcccctataaattctgctactcaaataacaaagacctttttttttttttttacaaatttaacttcaaaagtccagagtgccactgctgacccctgcatggggccatctagtggaggaatattgcacttacatgagccagagtggtggtgacaagatggctggcaacaagctgttttgttgagctggaaatcaatccaaacaaaaccatcttctcagcaaaccatcagatggtaaaattgtgttttttttttgttaatctatttcatatcatgttgcagaaggcctaggagtatgttttatatgtatattttgataaattagcaactctgagttagttaaaaaaaatggttaaaattgaaaaaacatatattttggtgttcagtgaacttatagcagtcatttaatgtataattcataattttccaaagaagaaaatggttcttgggttctccagggttattaatgttctgttttttttgtgtttgaaatacagctgtgtttctaatattttataCCTGAATGAGATGACTAATGCCTTTCAGTAggatgcagtgcagttctagACAATGGAAAACCAgacttgagatttttttctgtcatgtttgggttctgtttttggttgtatGTCTTGTTAAgcgtgatcctgcccttcctcgtgtcaaccaatccgtgccctcagccacttgtgtcttgctccaggtgtgtcttgttgtgtcattagtgtgtgtgtatatagtctcctgtctcccctgtCTGTCTGTGTTGGATCGTTGTCGCTCTCACcgctggtgttttgttgttactttgtttttttttggtcttttcagatctttgttggctttgttcacccagtacccctgctagtgtttttgttaaataaattgtgtttagtataacatgcatccctgcatttgggtcctccactccgcacCTTGATTCGCGGGCTGAGGCCCCGCCGGGAAATCCCACACAGTGCCACTTCGCCGTAAcggctctcggcggccaaaacccgcaACGAGATCGAGTATTCAGCCACTGACAAGTCGGCTTGCTTGAGGTCTAGCAAGCGGCTGCCTGCTTCCTTTCCTTTTACCGGGTGGTCGAAGACGTTTCTGAGTTCCGACAGGAAGGCAGGCAATGACGCTCGGAGCTCCGGATTGGCTTTACTGACCGCCATGGCCCGTAATGCCGCCTGGCCGGAAAGTAGGCTCATTACCAAGGGCGACCTTGGCGCCATCGTTGGGGAAAGTTAGCGGCTGTTGATCAAAAAACAGACTACAATGGTGAATGAAttggtcacacccaccaatgGGGAATGTTGGGTTCCAGAAGAACAAAGTTACCAGCTGATTGGGCCGCGGAAGAGACGGGTGATGCCCCCTGCTGGTCGTGATCCGTCAGCCAGTGTGGAGTCTGATCTCTGCTCCACCTTCAAGGTAAGAGACCCGATCTGGGCGGTTCATGGAAGTATTGCTGGTGCTGTCCAAGTCAGCGGCCATAGCTGGCCATTGCCTGGCGTAGGCTGTTGGGGTCTGCGGGGTCCTTTCTGGTCGGGCTATTGCTCCGTGACGCTGCTCACCATACCTGACGTTGTGATACTGCTACCTTTCTAGCGGCAATCTTTCCtggtgttgtggacaccactagtGATTTTTGGTTGATCTACTTTGTATTccacactcctctctgttttatccgccctcCGGCGTGAtcttgtgttttcttgtttttgcccacCATGTACACCTTTTTTGTAGTCGTGGCCTTTTGTTGAGTAAGCTTTTTGTTGGTTGGTTAAAATTGAGTTGCATGCATCCCTGTCGTGGTTCTCCTGCCGtcttgcatttgggtcctccaactCAACCGTGACATTTTccagattttattattattattattattattgttttgattttgaataTCGGGAGTGCCTAATGTTTTAGCTGGTTAGTGTGTACTTTATATCTTGAACCAAGCAATGTGTTACACAGTAGATGAGTCTTATATGTCACCAACTGGCAATAAATATTTTGATTGataaaaatgtcatgtcaatTGCAGAACTCAACTTAAGGAACCGGTCTTGACCTCATATGCGCCAAAGAATATGATATATGCTATGTTTTCTTAAAGGTTATGGCTGTTGTTATCCTTGTTTCTCACTCAGTAGACTGTATAGCACACTCTTAAAAATAGATCCACGACCTGGGTTTGTTTTGATCCAACTTtctagatttatttttgttattttaggtttatcactttaaaaacatttaggtaaaaataaatagccCAAATTTGGTCAAAAGTGACTAAGCCAGCTTTatgggttatttattttacacaagtTCGGTCACGCATAAAAACAACCTGCCAAAAATtcacttctttatttttgttattttaaagtgAACACTAACAGTTTGGTTAAATAACAAATTAGGCCAAAAAGAGGCCAAAAGtccacaaatcaaaaaaaaaaaaggtggggggcTGAAATACCGGTAAACAAAATTGAGTCAAAGAGTGGCagaccataaataaataaataaattaccccaaaaaattgggttataTTGTGGGTTATTGACTTGCCCCatctttttggtttatttattggattatttatttaagacAAAACGTTGGGTCAGTCCATTTTGGACCCCATTTGCGTTTTTATCAACCCAATTGCTTTTAGCGTGCACTGC containing:
- the LOC144036200 gene encoding sialidase-3-like codes for the protein MGNTPSKSDGGEEPPKTTLFEREPSGITYRIPALIYLRHSGTFLAFAEKRTSSRDCDAKLLVMRRGVQSDDGSVQWLSSEELLTACLPDHRTMNPCPVFEKNSSTLFLFFVCILGNTSENRQIITGKNKTRLCYVSSGDDGLTWSEAKDVTESVIGQTIRKWATFAVGPGHGVQLENGRLIIPAYAYYIPYRCFSIPVPRTVYPRALTVYSADFGKTWHMGKMLLKKSCECEMAEIIDHEGRSHLYCNARNFGGHRREALSENSGVCFDKPRTARELVEQPNGCQGSVIGFPAPEFIPSEDAENKTDTSPLSPDTQTWLLFMHPTSKHSRRDMGVYLNRSPLHSRGWDRPRIIHSGPSGYSDLAYNRDSDQFSCLMECGKESELEQIAFMSFTLKEVMQANRKTC